In the Helianthus annuus cultivar XRQ/B chromosome 11, HanXRQr2.0-SUNRISE, whole genome shotgun sequence genome, one interval contains:
- the LOC110894708 gene encoding putative HVA22-like protein g isoform X2: protein MLGELIINSLVLILGYAYPAFECFKTIEKHSAPNAELRFWCQYWLPMYGEMKLALIIYLWYPKTKGTGYVYNAMLRPFVARHETDIERSLREMRAKAWDVAIYHWHNSSELGQTRFFEIIHYLTSKPSRPRSEVLQNHQNSVAGHSPPPPTVAPPVVPRPDQAEDRWVPTAPTAPPLPNVSHHQPVYPEELHVPGSPSRPGLNIPGSPSRPGLNSGQREPVWLRFKKSRGL, encoded by the exons ATGCTGGGTGAGCTCATCATAAACAGTCTTGT GTTGATTCTTGGATATGCATATCCAGCTTTTGAGTGTTTTAAAACCATTGAGAAGCATAGTGCACCAAATGCAGAATTGAGATTTTGGTGTCAATATTG GTTACCGATGTATGGAGAGATGAAGCTAGCGCTCATCATCTACTTATGGTATCCTAAAACTAAG GGAACAGGATATGTATATAATGCCATGTTGAGACCGTTTGTAGCACGACATGAGACCGATATAGAAAGAAGTTTAAGGGAAATGAGGGCGAAAGCGTGGGATGTGGCGATTTACCATTGGCACAATTCCTCGGAGTTGGGACAAACTAGATTTTTTGAAATCATTCATTACTTGACTTCAAAACCTTCGAGGCCAAGATCCGAG GTGTTGCAAAACCATCAAAACTCTGTGGCGGGACATTCGCCACCACCTCCTACGGTTGCTCCACCGGTGGTTCCTCGACCCGATCAGGCTGAAGATAGGTGGGTGCCGACAGCTCCCACAGCTCCACCACTACCAAACGTTAGTCACCACCAACCAGTATATCCGGAGGAGTTGCATGTTCCTGGATCACCAAGTAGACCCGGTTTGAATATTCCTGGATCACCGAGTAGACCCGGTTTGAATTCGGGTCAACGAGAACCTGTTTGGCTAAGGTTCAAAAAATCGAGGGGACTATGA
- the LOC110894708 gene encoding putative HVA22-like protein g isoform X1 yields the protein MLGELIINSLVLILGYAYPAFECFKTIEKHSAPNAELRFWCQYWVIIAVLTVFERIGDIFVSWLPMYGEMKLALIIYLWYPKTKGTGYVYNAMLRPFVARHETDIERSLREMRAKAWDVAIYHWHNSSELGQTRFFEIIHYLTSKPSRPRSEVLQNHQNSVAGHSPPPPTVAPPVVPRPDQAEDRWVPTAPTAPPLPNVSHHQPVYPEELHVPGSPSRPGLNIPGSPSRPGLNSGQREPVWLRFKKSRGL from the exons ATGCTGGGTGAGCTCATCATAAACAGTCTTGT GTTGATTCTTGGATATGCATATCCAGCTTTTGAGTGTTTTAAAACCATTGAGAAGCATAGTGCACCAAATGCAGAATTGAGATTTTGGTGTCAATATTG GGTCATCATCGCGGTTCTTACAGTTTTTGAAAGAATAGGTGATATATTCGTTTCATG GTTACCGATGTATGGAGAGATGAAGCTAGCGCTCATCATCTACTTATGGTATCCTAAAACTAAG GGAACAGGATATGTATATAATGCCATGTTGAGACCGTTTGTAGCACGACATGAGACCGATATAGAAAGAAGTTTAAGGGAAATGAGGGCGAAAGCGTGGGATGTGGCGATTTACCATTGGCACAATTCCTCGGAGTTGGGACAAACTAGATTTTTTGAAATCATTCATTACTTGACTTCAAAACCTTCGAGGCCAAGATCCGAG GTGTTGCAAAACCATCAAAACTCTGTGGCGGGACATTCGCCACCACCTCCTACGGTTGCTCCACCGGTGGTTCCTCGACCCGATCAGGCTGAAGATAGGTGGGTGCCGACAGCTCCCACAGCTCCACCACTACCAAACGTTAGTCACCACCAACCAGTATATCCGGAGGAGTTGCATGTTCCTGGATCACCAAGTAGACCCGGTTTGAATATTCCTGGATCACCGAGTAGACCCGGTTTGAATTCGGGTCAACGAGAACCTGTTTGGCTAAGGTTCAAAAAATCGAGGGGACTATGA